The proteins below are encoded in one region of Buttiauxella gaviniae:
- the maeB gene encoding NADP-dependent oxaloacetate-decarboxylating malate dehydrogenase, whose translation MDEQLKQSALDFHEFPIPGKIQVSPTKPLATQRDLALAYSPGVAAPCLEIEKDPLAAYKYTARGNLVGVVSNGTAVLGLGNIGALAGKPVMEGKGVLFKKFAGIDVFDIEVDEMDPDKLIDVIAALEPTFGGINLEDIKAPECFYIEKKLRERMNIPVFHDDQHGTAIICTAAVLNGLRVVEKNISDVRLVVSGAGASAIACMNLLVQLGVQKHNIVVCDSKGVIYKGREENMAETKAAYAVDDNGKRTLDEVIEGADIFLGCSGPKAMSQEMVKKMARSPLILALANPEPEILPPLAKEVRPDAIICTGRSDFPNQVNNVLCFPFIFRGALDVGATAINEEMKLAAVHAIAELAHAEQSDVVASAYGEEELTFGPDYLIPKPFDPRLIVQIAPAVAKAAMDTGVATRPIQDFDAYREKLTEFVYKTNLFMKPIFSQARKDPKRVVLAEGEEARVLHATQELITLGLAKPILIGRPAVIEMRLKKLGLQMRAGVDFEIVNNESDPRFKEYWNEYYNIMKRRGITQEQAQRAVISNTTVIGAIMVHRGEADAMICGTIGEYHEHFSVLEKLFGYREGVKAAGAMNALLLPSGNTFIADTYVNDDPTPEELTEITLLAAETVRRFGIEPKVALLSHSNYGSSDSKAACKMRKTLEMVRERAPDLEIDGEMHGDAALVESIRHERMPDSPLKGSANILIMPNVEAARISYNLLRVSSSEGVTVGPVLMGVAKPVHVLTPIASVRRIVNMVALAVVEAQTVPL comes from the coding sequence ATGGATGAACAGCTAAAGCAAAGTGCCCTCGATTTTCACGAATTTCCCATTCCCGGAAAAATTCAGGTCTCCCCAACCAAACCTCTGGCCACCCAGCGTGACCTGGCATTGGCATACTCTCCGGGCGTGGCGGCACCTTGTCTTGAGATAGAAAAGGACCCCCTGGCGGCATACAAATACACCGCACGCGGCAACCTGGTTGGCGTCGTTTCTAACGGCACCGCCGTGCTCGGGTTGGGTAATATCGGTGCGCTGGCGGGCAAGCCAGTGATGGAAGGCAAGGGCGTTCTGTTCAAGAAATTTGCCGGTATTGACGTGTTCGATATCGAAGTTGATGAGATGGACCCGGACAAACTCATTGATGTCATTGCTGCCCTTGAGCCAACGTTTGGCGGCATTAACCTTGAAGATATCAAAGCGCCAGAGTGTTTCTACATCGAGAAAAAACTGCGCGAGCGCATGAATATTCCTGTGTTCCATGACGATCAACACGGGACAGCAATTATCTGTACCGCTGCCGTGCTTAACGGCCTGCGCGTCGTTGAGAAGAATATCTCCGATGTGCGTCTGGTGGTGTCCGGTGCGGGCGCATCTGCCATCGCCTGTATGAACCTGCTGGTGCAGTTGGGCGTTCAGAAACACAACATCGTGGTTTGCGACTCAAAAGGCGTTATCTACAAAGGTCGCGAAGAGAACATGGCGGAAACCAAAGCGGCCTATGCGGTGGACGACAACGGCAAGCGCACACTTGATGAAGTGATTGAAGGGGCGGATATTTTCCTCGGCTGTTCTGGCCCGAAAGCGATGAGCCAGGAGATGGTGAAGAAAATGGCGCGCTCGCCGCTGATTCTGGCGCTGGCAAACCCTGAGCCGGAAATTCTGCCACCGCTGGCAAAAGAAGTACGCCCGGATGCCATTATCTGTACCGGTCGCTCTGACTTCCCAAATCAGGTTAACAACGTGCTGTGCTTCCCGTTCATTTTCCGTGGTGCGCTGGATGTGGGCGCAACGGCGATTAACGAAGAGATGAAACTGGCTGCGGTTCATGCTATTGCAGAGCTGGCGCACGCCGAGCAAAGCGACGTGGTGGCTTCGGCTTACGGTGAAGAAGAGCTGACGTTCGGCCCGGATTACCTGATTCCTAAACCTTTCGACCCGCGCCTGATTGTGCAGATTGCCCCTGCGGTGGCGAAAGCGGCGATGGATACCGGTGTGGCCACGCGCCCAATACAGGATTTCGACGCTTACCGAGAGAAACTGACCGAGTTCGTCTACAAAACAAACCTGTTTATGAAGCCGATTTTCTCTCAGGCGCGTAAAGATCCGAAACGCGTTGTGTTGGCCGAAGGCGAAGAAGCGCGCGTGCTGCATGCTACTCAGGAGCTGATTACGCTGGGCCTGGCGAAACCGATTCTTATTGGCCGCCCGGCGGTTATCGAAATGCGCCTCAAGAAATTGGGTCTGCAAATGCGCGCTGGCGTTGATTTTGAAATCGTGAACAACGAATCCGACCCACGTTTCAAAGAGTACTGGAACGAGTACTACAACATCATGAAACGTCGCGGCATTACCCAGGAACAAGCGCAGCGTGCGGTTATCAGCAACACCACGGTTATCGGTGCCATCATGGTGCATCGTGGTGAAGCGGATGCGATGATTTGCGGCACAATCGGTGAGTATCACGAACACTTTAGCGTACTGGAAAAACTGTTTGGTTATCGCGAAGGCGTGAAAGCTGCGGGGGCGATGAATGCGCTGTTGCTGCCAAGCGGCAACACCTTTATCGCGGATACTTACGTTAATGACGATCCAACGCCTGAAGAGTTAACGGAGATTACACTGCTGGCTGCTGAAACGGTGCGTCGTTTCGGTATTGAGCCTAAGGTCGCGCTGCTGTCGCACTCCAACTACGGTTCTTCAGATTCCAAAGCCGCCTGCAAAATGCGTAAAACGCTGGAGATGGTTCGTGAGCGTGCGCCAGATCTGGAGATCGACGGTGAGATGCACGGTGATGCGGCGCTGGTGGAGAGTATTCGCCATGAGCGTATGCCAGATAGCCCGCTGAAAGGCTCGGCCAATATCCTGATCATGCCGAACGTGGAAGCGGCGCGAATCAGCTATAACCTGCTGCGCGTTTCCAGTTCAGAGGGCGTGACCGTAGGGCCAGTATTGATGGGCGTGGCGAAACCGGTGCATGTGTTAACCCCGATTGCCTCTGTTCGTCGTATTGTGAATATGGTGGCGTTGGCGGTTGTTGAAGCGCAGACCGTTCCGCTTTAA
- the tal gene encoding transaldolase: MSQLDSIKKFTTVVADSGDIESIRHYQPIDATTNPSLLLKAAGLAHYQTLIDDAIAYGKQRGGTKEEQVVQACDKLAVNFGAEILKSIPGRVSTEVDARLSFDKEKSIAKARQLIALYEELGIDKSRVLIKLASTWEGIRAAEELQKEGIDCNLTLLFSFAQARACAEAGVFLISPFVGRIYDWYQARKPMDPYVVEEDPGVKSVRNIYDYFKQYNYSTIVMGASFRRTEQILALVGCDRLTIAPNLLQQLQESEEPVIRKLIPGSQGFRRPEPISEADFRWEHNQDPMAVEKLAEGIRLFAIDQRKLEDLLAAKL; this comes from the coding sequence ATGAGCCAGTTAGACAGTATTAAGAAGTTCACCACGGTTGTCGCCGACAGCGGTGACATCGAATCTATCCGTCACTACCAGCCCATCGATGCGACCACTAACCCTTCGCTGTTACTTAAAGCGGCCGGTTTAGCGCATTATCAAACGCTTATTGATGATGCTATTGCTTACGGTAAACAGCGTGGGGGCACCAAGGAAGAGCAAGTCGTGCAGGCCTGCGACAAGCTAGCGGTTAATTTCGGCGCGGAAATTCTGAAAAGCATCCCAGGCCGCGTCTCGACAGAAGTGGACGCCCGCCTCTCTTTCGATAAAGAAAAGAGCATTGCAAAAGCCCGCCAGTTGATTGCGCTGTATGAAGAGTTGGGCATTGATAAATCCCGGGTGCTCATCAAACTTGCGTCCACATGGGAAGGTATTCGCGCCGCAGAAGAGCTGCAAAAAGAGGGTATCGACTGCAACCTGACGCTGCTGTTCTCCTTTGCCCAGGCCCGCGCCTGCGCGGAAGCGGGCGTGTTCCTGATTTCACCGTTTGTTGGGCGCATCTACGACTGGTATCAGGCACGCAAACCGATGGACCCGTATGTGGTTGAAGAAGATCCGGGCGTCAAATCGGTGCGCAATATCTATGATTACTTTAAGCAGTATAACTACAGCACCATCGTGATGGGCGCGAGCTTCCGTCGTACCGAGCAGATTCTGGCGCTGGTCGGCTGTGACCGTTTAACCATTGCCCCTAACCTGCTGCAACAGCTTCAGGAAAGCGAAGAGCCGGTCATTCGCAAATTAATCCCAGGCTCACAGGGCTTCCGCCGCCCGGAACCTATTAGTGAAGCTGATTTCCGTTGGGAACATAACCAGGACCCAATGGCCGTAGAAAAACTGGCTGAAGGTATCCGCCTGTTCGCCATTGACCAACGCAAACTGGAAGATTTACTCGCCGCCAAACTTTGA
- the tkt gene encoding transketolase, giving the protein MSSRKELANAIRALSMDAVQKANSGHPGAPMGMADIAEVLWNDFMHHNPTNPTWADRDRFILSNGHASMLLYSLLHLSGYDLPIEELKNFRQLHSKTPGHPEIGYTPGVETTTGPLGQGLANAVGLAIAERTLGAQFNRPDHEIVDHFTYVFMGDGCLMEGISHEVCSLAGTLGLGKLIGFYDHNGISIDGETDGWFTDDTAKRFEAYHWHVVHEIDGHDPEAVKKAIQEAQSVKDKPSLIICRTIIGFGSPNKAGKEEAHGAALGEQEVALARKQLGWNHPAFEIPKEIYHAWDAKQKGEKAEAAWNEKFAAYAKAHPELSAEFNRRMHGEMPESWQETTQQYIEKLQANPEKIATRKASQNALNAYGPSLPELLGGSADLAPSNLTIWKESKSIKEDIAGNYIHYGVREFGMTAIANGIAHHGGFVPYTATFLMFVEYARNAARMAALMKARQIMVYTHDSIGLGEDGPTHQAVEQLASLRLTPNFSTWRPCDQVEAAVAWKAAIERHNGPTALILSRQNLAQMERTSEQVKAISRGGYILKDSDGTPDVILIATGSEIEITVLAANKLSEEGHKVRVVSLPSTDIFDAQDEAYRESVLPSDVTARVAVEASIADYWYKYVGLKGAIVGMTTYGESAPADKLFPFFGFTTENVVAKAKKVLGV; this is encoded by the coding sequence ATGTCATCTCGTAAAGAGCTTGCAAATGCCATTCGTGCCCTAAGTATGGACGCGGTACAAAAAGCGAATTCGGGCCACCCAGGCGCACCAATGGGGATGGCAGATATTGCCGAAGTGTTATGGAATGACTTTATGCACCATAACCCGACGAATCCCACCTGGGCCGATCGGGACCGATTCATCCTCTCTAACGGCCATGCTTCAATGCTGCTGTACAGTTTGCTGCACCTGAGCGGGTATGACTTGCCGATTGAAGAATTAAAAAACTTCCGTCAACTTCACTCCAAAACCCCGGGCCATCCGGAAATTGGTTACACGCCGGGTGTGGAAACCACCACCGGCCCGCTTGGCCAGGGGTTAGCCAACGCAGTGGGTTTAGCCATTGCAGAACGCACATTAGGGGCGCAATTCAACCGCCCTGACCATGAAATTGTCGATCATTTTACCTATGTGTTTATGGGGGATGGCTGCCTGATGGAAGGCATCTCCCATGAAGTTTGCTCGCTGGCGGGAACGTTGGGCCTGGGCAAACTTATCGGCTTCTATGACCACAACGGCATTTCCATTGATGGGGAAACCGACGGCTGGTTTACCGACGACACCGCCAAACGCTTCGAGGCGTATCACTGGCATGTGGTGCATGAAATCGACGGTCACGATCCTGAGGCGGTGAAAAAAGCGATTCAGGAAGCGCAAAGTGTGAAAGATAAACCGTCGCTGATTATCTGCCGCACCATTATTGGTTTTGGCTCGCCTAACAAAGCGGGTAAAGAAGAGGCGCACGGCGCGGCACTCGGTGAGCAGGAAGTGGCGCTCGCCCGCAAGCAACTCGGCTGGAACCATCCGGCATTTGAAATCCCAAAAGAGATTTATCACGCCTGGGACGCTAAACAGAAAGGCGAAAAAGCAGAAGCCGCATGGAATGAAAAATTTGCCGCTTATGCCAAAGCCCATCCTGAATTGAGCGCTGAGTTTAACCGCCGTATGCACGGCGAAATGCCAGAAAGCTGGCAGGAAACCACGCAGCAATACATCGAAAAACTCCAGGCCAATCCAGAAAAAATTGCTACCCGTAAGGCGTCACAAAACGCCTTAAACGCTTACGGCCCGAGCCTTCCCGAATTACTTGGCGGTTCGGCTGACTTAGCGCCAAGCAACCTGACAATCTGGAAAGAGTCCAAATCCATCAAAGAGGACATCGCCGGGAACTACATTCATTACGGCGTGCGTGAATTTGGTATGACGGCTATCGCCAACGGCATTGCGCACCACGGTGGATTTGTTCCTTACACCGCCACCTTCCTGATGTTTGTGGAGTATGCCCGTAACGCGGCGCGTATGGCGGCGTTGATGAAAGCGCGGCAAATCATGGTCTATACCCATGACTCAATCGGGCTTGGCGAAGATGGCCCCACGCACCAGGCAGTCGAGCAGCTTGCCAGCCTGCGTCTGACGCCAAACTTCAGCACCTGGCGTCCGTGCGATCAGGTAGAAGCGGCTGTAGCCTGGAAAGCAGCCATCGAGCGGCACAACGGCCCTACCGCGCTGATTCTTTCGCGCCAGAACCTCGCACAAATGGAACGCACGTCTGAGCAGGTCAAGGCTATCAGCCGAGGCGGTTATATTTTGAAAGACAGCGACGGTACGCCAGACGTGATTCTGATTGCGACCGGTTCGGAGATAGAAATTACCGTGCTGGCGGCGAATAAGCTCAGTGAAGAGGGTCACAAGGTGCGCGTGGTTTCGCTCCCGTCTACGGATATTTTTGATGCGCAAGATGAAGCGTACCGCGAATCCGTTCTACCTTCGGATGTCACCGCGCGGGTGGCGGTAGAGGCAAGTATTGCTGACTACTGGTACAAATACGTGGGGCTGAAAGGGGCGATTGTCGGGATGACGACCTACGGGGAATCAGCTCCCGCCGACAAGCTGTTCCCGTTCTTTGGTTTTACTACGGAGAATGTGGTGGCGAAAGCTAAGAAGGTTTTGGGCGTTTAG
- a CDS encoding DUF1176 domain-containing protein: MCLRIKSLFIFLFFIASSVFAAPAQKSFSDWQVTCNNQNFCTARNTGSHQGLVMTLTRSAGAHTDATLRIDLGNMTAAENKAPAIAQHLVVDGQPLVLESAKWQETAHHLKTGDADAINSFLEKVVNADAITLQNGTGNISLAGLKASLLFIDSQQQRVGSETAWIKKGDDPPLSVPPAPALKEVTLTNPTPTPLTQIEQSDLMDYGTWRMNNSQCSLDPARREVRVFALSDDKALLMTGCEAGAYNVVDLAWVVSRQKPFAAREIRLKLPFTPGSGNTELELMNAGYDETNKELVTLAKGRGIGDCGVSTRWRFDGQRFRLVRYAEEPTCDEWNGSASWPTLWVTK; this comes from the coding sequence ATGTGTCTCCGGATTAAATCGCTGTTTATTTTTTTATTCTTTATAGCGAGCTCCGTTTTCGCGGCACCTGCGCAGAAATCTTTCTCCGACTGGCAAGTCACCTGTAATAACCAAAATTTTTGTACCGCACGTAACACCGGGTCGCATCAGGGCCTGGTGATGACGCTTACTCGTAGCGCCGGGGCGCATACGGATGCGACGCTGCGAATCGATTTAGGCAATATGACCGCCGCAGAAAATAAAGCGCCAGCGATTGCTCAGCACCTGGTGGTCGACGGCCAACCGCTGGTGCTGGAGAGCGCCAAATGGCAGGAAACTGCACACCATCTCAAAACCGGCGATGCTGATGCGATTAACAGCTTCCTCGAAAAAGTCGTTAACGCGGATGCCATCACGCTGCAAAACGGGACGGGAAATATCTCGCTTGCTGGCCTGAAAGCGTCACTCCTGTTTATCGACAGCCAACAGCAGCGTGTGGGGAGCGAAACCGCGTGGATCAAAAAAGGGGACGATCCCCCGCTTAGCGTACCGCCTGCGCCCGCGCTAAAAGAGGTCACGCTAACCAACCCAACCCCCACGCCCCTGACGCAAATTGAGCAAAGCGACCTGATGGATTACGGCACCTGGCGCATGAATAACAGCCAGTGTTCTTTAGATCCCGCCCGCCGTGAAGTGCGCGTTTTTGCCCTGAGTGACGATAAAGCGTTGCTAATGACGGGGTGTGAAGCTGGGGCGTATAACGTGGTCGATCTCGCCTGGGTGGTGTCGCGCCAGAAACCGTTTGCTGCCCGAGAAATCCGTTTAAAACTGCCGTTTACGCCAGGAAGTGGGAATACCGAACTTGAACTGATGAATGCCGGTTATGACGAAACCAATAAAGAGCTTGTGACGCTTGCCAAAGGGCGTGGAATTGGCGATTGCGGTGTTTCGACGCGCTGGCGTTTTGACGGGCAACGTTTCCGTCTGGTGCGTTATGCCGAAGAGCCGACGTGTGATGAGTGGAATGGGAGTGCGTCGTGGCCGACTTTGTGGGTGACGAAGTGA
- the nudK gene encoding GDP-mannose pyrophosphatase NudK: MSIKIEVIKDKILSDNYFILRNITYDLYRNEAEAIRHKREVYDRGNGATMLLYNRDKKTVVLTRQFRVATWVNGNPDGMLIETCAGLLDADEPEVCARKEAMEETGYQVGEVEKLFELYMSPGGVTELIYFYMAEYNDTHRENAGGGIEDEDIDVLELPFKQALEMVASGEIRDGKTVILLQQLQLRGIMD, from the coding sequence ATGTCGATCAAAATCGAAGTCATCAAAGATAAAATCCTCTCAGATAATTACTTCATCCTGCGCAATATCACCTACGATCTATACCGTAACGAAGCCGAAGCTATCCGCCACAAACGAGAAGTCTATGACCGTGGTAATGGCGCAACGATGCTGCTGTACAACCGAGACAAAAAAACCGTAGTGCTGACGCGCCAGTTCCGTGTGGCAACGTGGGTTAACGGTAATCCCGATGGCATGTTGATTGAAACCTGCGCGGGTTTGTTAGACGCCGACGAACCGGAAGTGTGTGCCCGTAAAGAGGCCATGGAAGAAACCGGTTATCAGGTTGGGGAAGTCGAAAAATTATTCGAACTGTATATGTCGCCCGGCGGTGTAACGGAGCTTATCTATTTCTACATGGCTGAATACAACGATACGCACCGCGAAAATGCCGGGGGCGGCATTGAGGATGAAGATATTGATGTGCTGGAACTTCCCTTTAAGCAAGCCCTGGAAATGGTTGCGTCCGGTGAAATTCGTGATGGAAAGACGGTCATTCTGTTACAACAACTGCAGTTACGCGGGATTATGGATTAA
- the napC gene encoding cytochrome c-type protein NapC, translated as MDKSTRKPGIIRRIWQWWRRPSRLALGTLLLIGFAGGIIFWGGFNTGMEMTNREEFCIGCHEMRANVYEEYMQTVHYNNRSGVRATCPDCHVPHEWGPKILRKIQASKELYAKAFGLIDTPQKFDDHRLAMAQNEWRRMKNNNSQECRNCHNFDYMDFTAQKTVAAKMHDKAVKDGQTCVDCHKGIAHKLPDMSEVKNGF; from the coding sequence ATGGATAAATCAACCCGTAAACCCGGCATCATCCGACGCATATGGCAGTGGTGGCGTCGTCCGAGCCGCCTTGCGCTGGGCACGTTACTGCTGATTGGTTTCGCTGGTGGGATTATTTTCTGGGGCGGTTTTAACACCGGCATGGAGATGACAAACCGCGAAGAGTTTTGTATCGGCTGCCATGAAATGCGCGCTAACGTCTACGAAGAGTATATGCAGACCGTGCATTACAATAACCGCAGCGGCGTGCGGGCCACCTGCCCGGACTGCCACGTTCCGCATGAGTGGGGCCCGAAAATCTTACGTAAAATTCAGGCCAGCAAAGAGTTGTATGCCAAAGCGTTTGGCTTAATCGATACGCCGCAGAAGTTTGATGATCATCGCCTGGCGATGGCGCAAAACGAGTGGCGAAGGATGAAAAACAACAATTCGCAAGAGTGCCGCAACTGTCATAACTTTGATTACATGGATTTCACCGCCCAGAAAACGGTCGCGGCAAAAATGCATGATAAAGCGGTGAAAGATGGCCAAACCTGTGTGGATTGCCACAAAGGGATTGCGCATAAGCTGCCAGATATGAGCGAAGTTAAGAACGGTTTTTAA
- the napB gene encoding nitrate reductase cytochrome c-type subunit, translating to MKKTRTLFQWVAAFAVLVSGALWAANGVDLTQSPEVSGTPEGAIHMPKQQGRMALNYVNQPPMIPHSVDGYQVSKNTNRCLQCHGVEHYRTTGAPRVSPTHFMDSEGKVLSNVAPRRYFCLQCHVPQTDAAPIVENTFTPSKGFGN from the coding sequence ATGAAAAAGACCAGGACATTATTTCAATGGGTTGCGGCGTTTGCTGTGCTGGTGAGTGGCGCACTGTGGGCGGCAAACGGCGTCGATCTGACCCAGTCTCCAGAGGTTTCTGGCACGCCGGAAGGGGCGATACATATGCCTAAGCAGCAGGGGCGTATGGCGCTCAATTACGTCAACCAGCCGCCAATGATTCCGCACAGCGTGGACGGCTACCAGGTATCTAAAAACACCAACCGTTGCCTGCAATGCCACGGCGTTGAGCATTACCGCACGACAGGCGCGCCACGCGTCAGCCCGACGCATTTTATGGATAGCGAGGGTAAGGTGCTTTCTAACGTCGCACCGCGCCGCTATTTCTGCCTGCAATGCCACGTTCCACAAACCGATGCGGCGCCGATTGTCGAAAACACCTTCACGCCGTCTAAAGGCTTTGGAAACTAG
- the napA gene encoding nitrate reductase catalytic subunit NapA, which translates to MKLSRRSFMKANAIAAAAAAAGLSVPSVARAVVGKQDAIKWDKAPCRFCGTGCGVLVGTQDGRVVASQGDPDAPVNRGLNCIKGYFLPKIMYGKDRLTQPLLRMKDGQYDKEGEFAPITWEQAFDIMEQKFKISLKEKGPEAVGMFGSGQWTVWEGYAASKLFKAGFRSNNLDPNARHCMASAVVGFMRTFGMDEPMGCYDDIEQADAFVLWGSNMAEMHPVLWSRITNRRLSNENVNVAVLSTFQHRSFELADNGMVFTPQTDLAILNYIANYIIQNNAINESFFKQHVNLRKGVTDIGYGLRPTHPLEKAAKNPGSDASEPMSFEDYKAFVAEYTLEKTAQMSGVPQDQLEALAKLYADPGKKVISYWTMGFNQHSRGVWANNLVYNIHLLTGKISQPGCGPFSLTGQPSACGTAREVGTFSHRLPADMVVTNEKHRQIAENMWQLPSGTIPAKVGLHAVAQDRALKDGKLNVYWVMCNNNMQAGPNITEERMPGWRDPRNFVIVSDPYPTISALSADLILPTAMWVEKEGAYGNAERRTQFWRQQVKAPGEAKSDLWQLVQFAKRFKVEDVWPAELVDQKTGYRGKTLFDVLFANANVSKFPVTELAEDQLNDESRELGFYLQKGLFEEYAAFGRGHGHDLAPFDDYHKARGLRWPVVDGKETLWRYSEGHDPYVKAGEGFKFYGKPDGKAVIFALPYEPAAESPDQEYDLWLSTGRVLEHWHTGSMTRRVPELHRAFPEAVLFIHPLDAKARDLRRGDKVKVMSRRGEVMSIVETRGRNKPPQGLVYMPFFDAAQLVNNLTLDATDPLSKETDYKKCAVKLAKV; encoded by the coding sequence ATGAAACTCAGTCGTCGTAGCTTTATGAAAGCGAACGCTATTGCAGCCGCGGCGGCCGCCGCTGGTCTTAGCGTCCCGAGCGTGGCCCGTGCGGTCGTCGGGAAACAGGATGCCATCAAATGGGATAAAGCCCCGTGCCGTTTTTGTGGTACCGGTTGTGGCGTATTAGTCGGCACTCAGGATGGACGTGTTGTCGCAAGCCAGGGCGACCCGGATGCGCCGGTTAACCGTGGCCTGAACTGTATCAAAGGCTATTTCCTGCCAAAAATCATGTATGGAAAAGACCGGCTGACCCAGCCGCTGCTGCGGATGAAAGACGGCCAGTACGATAAAGAAGGCGAGTTCGCTCCCATCACCTGGGAGCAGGCCTTCGACATCATGGAACAGAAATTCAAAATCAGCCTGAAAGAGAAAGGGCCGGAAGCGGTCGGTATGTTTGGCTCCGGCCAATGGACGGTCTGGGAAGGTTACGCCGCGTCCAAATTATTTAAAGCGGGCTTCCGCTCCAACAACCTCGATCCGAATGCACGCCACTGCATGGCCTCTGCCGTAGTGGGCTTTATGCGCACCTTCGGTATGGATGAACCGATGGGCTGCTACGACGATATCGAGCAGGCCGACGCCTTCGTGCTCTGGGGCTCGAACATGGCGGAGATGCACCCGGTTTTATGGTCGCGCATCACCAACCGCCGCCTGTCGAATGAAAACGTAAATGTCGCGGTGCTCTCAACCTTCCAACATCGGAGCTTTGAGCTGGCCGATAACGGTATGGTGTTCACTCCGCAAACCGATCTGGCGATTCTTAACTACATCGCCAATTACATTATTCAGAATAACGCCATCAACGAGTCGTTCTTTAAGCAGCATGTGAATCTGCGTAAAGGCGTGACGGATATCGGCTATGGTTTGCGCCCAACGCATCCGCTGGAAAAGGCCGCCAAAAACCCAGGGTCTGATGCTTCGGAACCGATGAGCTTTGAAGATTACAAAGCGTTTGTGGCGGAGTACACGCTGGAAAAAACGGCGCAAATGAGCGGCGTGCCACAAGACCAACTTGAAGCGCTGGCGAAGTTGTACGCAGACCCCGGCAAGAAAGTGATCTCCTACTGGACGATGGGCTTTAACCAGCATTCCCGTGGTGTCTGGGCGAATAACCTCGTCTACAACATCCATTTGCTTACCGGCAAAATTTCTCAGCCTGGCTGCGGGCCGTTCTCTTTGACCGGCCAGCCATCAGCTTGTGGCACGGCGCGTGAAGTCGGTACTTTCTCCCATCGCCTGCCCGCAGACATGGTGGTGACCAACGAGAAACACCGTCAAATCGCCGAAAACATGTGGCAACTGCCTTCGGGCACGATCCCTGCGAAAGTGGGCCTGCATGCCGTGGCGCAAGACCGCGCGCTAAAAGATGGCAAGCTCAATGTTTACTGGGTGATGTGTAACAACAACATGCAGGCGGGGCCGAATATTACCGAAGAGCGTATGCCGGGCTGGCGCGATCCGCGCAACTTCGTGATTGTCTCCGATCCTTATCCGACGATCAGCGCATTAAGCGCGGATCTGATCCTTCCGACGGCGATGTGGGTGGAAAAAGAGGGGGCTTACGGCAATGCCGAACGCCGCACTCAGTTCTGGCGTCAGCAAGTTAAAGCGCCGGGCGAGGCAAAATCCGATCTCTGGCAGTTAGTGCAATTTGCCAAACGCTTCAAAGTGGAAGACGTCTGGCCTGCTGAGTTAGTGGATCAGAAAACGGGATATCGCGGCAAAACGCTGTTCGACGTGCTGTTTGCGAACGCTAACGTCAGCAAATTCCCTGTGACTGAACTGGCTGAAGATCAGCTTAATGACGAATCCCGCGAGCTGGGTTTCTACCTGCAAAAAGGGTTGTTCGAAGAGTACGCCGCGTTCGGGCGTGGCCACGGGCACGATCTTGCCCCGTTCGATGACTACCACAAAGCGCGCGGTTTGCGCTGGCCGGTGGTTGACGGCAAAGAGACGCTCTGGCGCTACAGCGAAGGCCACGATCCGTATGTGAAAGCGGGTGAGGGCTTCAAGTTTTACGGCAAACCAGACGGCAAAGCGGTGATTTTCGCGCTCCCCTATGAGCCTGCGGCTGAATCTCCTGACCAGGAATATGACCTGTGGCTCTCCACCGGACGTGTGCTGGAACACTGGCATACCGGCAGTATGACTCGTCGCGTCCCGGAGCTGCATCGCGCCTTCCCGGAAGCAGTTTTATTCATCCATCCTCTGGATGCTAAAGCACGCGATCTACGCCGGGGCGACAAAGTGAAAGTGATGTCGCGTCGCGGAGAGGTGATGTCGATTGTCGAAACTCGTGGCCGCAACAAGCCGCCGCAGGGTCTGGTCTACATGCCGTTCTTCGATGCTGCGCAACTGGTGAATAACCTGACGCTGGATGCGACCGATCCGCTTTCTAAAGAGACGGATTATAAGAAATGTGCCGTAAAACTGGCGAAGGTGTAA
- the napD gene encoding chaperone NapD, with protein MQANWHVCGLVVQAQPHNILDISNALNALSGCEVAVSDAEHGKLVVVMEAARSDVLLNQIESARNIAGVLAVSLVYHQQDEQGEETP; from the coding sequence ATGCAAGCTAACTGGCACGTCTGTGGCCTGGTGGTTCAAGCGCAACCACACAATATTCTCGACATCAGCAACGCACTGAACGCGCTCTCCGGCTGCGAAGTGGCCGTGAGCGATGCCGAACACGGCAAATTGGTCGTGGTAATGGAAGCGGCGCGCAGTGACGTGCTGCTGAATCAAATTGAGTCGGCACGCAATATTGCGGGTGTGCTGGCGGTGTCGCTGGTTTATCACCAGCAGGATGAGCAAGGTGAGGAAACACCATGA